DNA from Streptomyces luteogriseus:
CCGGGGGGCTTCCATGGGGGGCTGGGGTGACTGGGGGGTTGCTCGATGGGAGTGCGGCTCATGGTGGTCGACGACCACCGATTGCTGGCCGAGGCGCTGGCTTCGGCGCTGAAGCTGCGGGGGCACCGGGTGCTGGCCGCGGCGGCGCCGGCCGCGGGGGCGGCGGATCTGGTGATCACACGGGCGCCGGAGGTGTGCCTGCTGGGGACGGCGACGCCGGCGGAGCCGGGGATCTTCGACCCGGTGGTGAAGATCAAGCGGGAGCGGCCGCAGGTGGCGGTGCTGGTGCTGGGGCCGGTGCCGAACCCTCGGGGCATCGCCGCGGCGTTCGCGGCGGGGGCGTCGGGGTACGTCCGGCACGATGAGCGCATAGAGGGTGTCGAGCGGGCGATCATGAAGGCGCGGTCGGGGGAGGCGGCGGTGGCGCCGCAGCTGCTGCAGGGGGCGTTCAGCGAGTTGCTCAACCCGGCGGCCCAACCGGACGACGAGGGCCAGCGGTTGCTCCAGATGCTCACGCCGCGGGAGGTGGAGGTCCTGGTCCGGGTCGCCGACGGCGAGGACACCCGCCTGATCGCGGCGGGCATGGGCATCGCGCCGTCGACGGCGCGTACGCATGTCCAGCGGGTGCTGATGAAACTGGGCGTGGGTTCCCGCCTGGAGGCGGCGGCGTTGGCGGCGCGGACGGGGTTGCTGGACCGGGCGGGCGCGGTGACCCGGGGCACCGGGCCGGAGACCTGACCGGCTGCCCGCCGAGCCGAGGGGCAGGTGCGGGTTCTGGTCGATCTCAGCCCTGACCGGCACCCGACTCCCCACCGTTTTCACGGGATGCGCACAGTAAATCCACAGCTGCCAGCGGGAGTTGTGGCTCCGGGTCGGTGAACCCCCAGGGCTCTTTCGCGCCACTCCACTCCTGGGTCGACAAAACATCCTGGTCGATTCGAACTCCTGTGCCTAAAGTGATCGTCGCGCTCGGCGGAGCTGACCACTCCGCCACGGGCGCGTCAACCGGCGACCGGGGGAACATCGTCGCCACGGGGGGAGGGGCGCACCGGTATGCCGCGGCGGCATCGCCGGTTCGTCACGCGTCTCTCCGCGTATGCCGACCTGACCCCCGGACGCCTTCCTTTGCGAAGAGGGGGAGTTTCCTTGCGCCCGAGACCAGGGCCTTTCCTGCCCAGAACCAGATTCCGGACCGGATCGGGCAGACCCCGGTTCCTGACGTCCGTCGTCACGTCCGCCACGGCGGTGGCCGTACTGGCCGGTGTGGCCGTCCAGTCCGGCGCGCCGGACCGGCTCACCGGCACGCAGGCAGCAGCCGTCCCAGGCGCCCCGTCCGCGTCCGACTGGTCCGACGACACGGCGGCCGAGCAACTCCGCCAGGATCAGTGCCTCATGGCAGAGGTGCTGCGCCTGGGCGGACCGTCCATGGCCGCGACCGCACAGGACGGGCTCAACCAGCCGCCGGACAAGCTGCACGCCCTGGCCGACCGGGAGCACTGGGAGGACACCCCGCTGGCCGTCGCGTTCCAGCGGGACAAGGACGCGGCCCGGAAGGAGCTCGACGCCCTCAACGACCAGCTTGCGGAGTGGGAGAAGCCGCTCAACGGGCTGGAGCAGCCGGGCGGCTTCGACTCGTTGGCCGACTGGCAGGACCCGCCCGGCTCGATCGGCAGTGATCAGGACGCCTT
Protein-coding regions in this window:
- a CDS encoding helix-turn-helix transcriptional regulator, giving the protein MGVRLMVVDDHRLLAEALASALKLRGHRVLAAAAPAAGAADLVITRAPEVCLLGTATPAEPGIFDPVVKIKRERPQVAVLVLGPVPNPRGIAAAFAAGASGYVRHDERIEGVERAIMKARSGEAAVAPQLLQGAFSELLNPAAQPDDEGQRLLQMLTPREVEVLVRVADGEDTRLIAAGMGIAPSTARTHVQRVLMKLGVGSRLEAAALAARTGLLDRAGAVTRGTGPET